From one Synechocystis sp. PCC 6803 substr. PCC-P genomic stretch:
- a CDS encoding histidine phosphatase family protein has protein sequence MKWANRLLLFGVMLWVQSMEVSFSPNNPSLISGLNLELAKVAAQEMTPGEQANRDFQDKLNKKDLLEALRQGGYVIYIRHGQTEKDYADQVTAEMGNCATQRTLSEVGWQQAKAIGEAFKKYAIPYDKVFSSQYCRAWQTADLAFGRYEKNGDLNFPKAEDYSPEQIAQMKALLMPFLTEIPAPGTNNVVVGHDDLFEAATGIYPDPQGMAYVVKPLGGDQFTLVANVRAEEWLELGQ, from the coding sequence ATGAAATGGGCTAACCGGTTGCTATTATTTGGGGTTATGTTGTGGGTGCAATCCATGGAAGTTTCCTTTTCCCCCAATAATCCCAGCTTAATTAGCGGTCTAAACCTAGAGCTAGCCAAGGTTGCGGCGCAAGAAATGACCCCAGGAGAACAGGCTAACCGTGATTTTCAGGACAAGTTAAATAAGAAAGATTTGCTAGAAGCATTACGTCAGGGAGGGTATGTCATTTACATTCGCCATGGCCAAACAGAAAAGGATTATGCTGACCAAGTCACAGCGGAAATGGGTAACTGCGCCACCCAAAGGACTTTAAGCGAGGTCGGTTGGCAACAGGCCAAGGCGATCGGTGAAGCATTCAAAAAATACGCCATTCCCTACGACAAAGTTTTTTCCAGTCAATATTGTCGAGCCTGGCAAACAGCGGATTTAGCCTTTGGACGATACGAAAAAAATGGCGACCTTAATTTTCCCAAAGCGGAAGACTATAGCCCAGAACAAATTGCCCAAATGAAAGCGTTGTTAATGCCATTTTTAACCGAAATTCCTGCCCCTGGAACTAATAATGTTGTTGTTGGCCATGACGATCTATTTGAGGCGGCAACTGGAATTTATCCCGATCCCCAGGGCATGGCCTATGTGGTTAAGCCCCTAGGTGGTGATCAGTTTACGTTGGTGGCTAATGTACGGGCGGAAGAGTGGTTAGAGCTTGGCCAGTAA
- a CDS encoding photosystem I reaction center protein subunit XI, with protein sequence MAESNQVVQAYNGDPFVGHLSTPISDSAFTRTFIGNLPAYRKGLSPILRGLEVGMAHGYFLIGPWTLLGPLRDSEYQYIGGLIGALALILVATAALSSYGLVTFQGEQGSGDTLQTADGWSQFAAGFFVGGMGGAFVAYFLLENLSVVDGIFRGLFN encoded by the coding sequence ATGGCTGAATCTAACCAAGTTGTACAAGCCTATAACGGCGATCCTTTTGTGGGGCATCTTTCCACCCCCATTTCCGACTCCGCTTTCACCCGCACTTTTATCGGCAATTTGCCCGCCTATCGCAAAGGCCTTTCCCCCATCCTCAGAGGTTTGGAAGTGGGCATGGCCCACGGTTACTTCTTGATTGGCCCCTGGACCCTGCTGGGCCCGCTGCGGGATTCTGAGTACCAGTACATTGGTGGTCTGATCGGAGCTTTGGCTTTGATCCTGGTGGCTACCGCTGCTCTTAGTAGCTATGGACTGGTTACCTTCCAAGGGGAACAGGGTTCCGGCGACACTCTGCAAACAGCCGATGGTTGGAGCCAATTTGCTGCTGGCTTTTTTGTGGGTGGCATGGGAGGTGCCTTTGTGGCTTACTTCCTGTTGGAAAACCTCAGCGTTGTGGATGGGATTTTCCGGGGTCTATTTAACTAA
- a CDS encoding photosystem I reaction center subunit VIII yields MDGSYAASYLPWILIPMVGWLFPAVTMGLLFIHIESEGEG; encoded by the coding sequence ATGGACGGTTCCTACGCTGCATCTTACCTGCCTTGGATTTTGATTCCTATGGTGGGTTGGTTATTTCCCGCTGTGACCATGGGGTTGCTTTTCATTCACATTGAGAGTGAAGGCGAAGGTTAG
- the murG gene encoding undecaprenyldiphospho-muramoylpentapeptide beta-N-acetylglucosaminyltransferase has protein sequence MTEPIRLLIAASGTGGHLFPALALAQQLPDYEIIWLGVPDRLETTLVPRQYPLQTIPVEGFQGRPSLKTIKIGWNLLRSVFTVRKLIKSKKINAVATTGGYIAAPAIVAAKLCNIPVIFHESNFIPGKVTTWLGRWCDTVAIGFRGTAKYLPNCATVWISTPVREQFRQPQSLDLPIPPNRSLIVVAGGSQGAVTVNQQVRSCVPAWVNAGAFIVHLTGKNDPEAATFSHDHYLSLEFFDNMAALLQKADLAISRAGAGTLTELAVTQTPSILIPYPFAAENHQMYNAQVFVDAGAALMFAQKSLTAEQLEQAGLDLLQSPENLATMAKAAGTLADLDSAEQLAAIVRASVEKSR, from the coding sequence ATGACTGAACCGATTCGTTTACTAATTGCCGCCAGTGGCACGGGGGGGCATCTTTTTCCGGCTTTGGCCCTGGCCCAGCAGTTGCCGGACTATGAAATTATCTGGTTGGGGGTGCCCGATCGCCTGGAGACGACCTTGGTACCCCGGCAATATCCTTTGCAAACGATCCCGGTGGAAGGTTTCCAGGGACGGCCCAGCTTAAAAACAATCAAGATTGGCTGGAATTTATTACGGTCAGTATTCACGGTTAGAAAACTGATTAAGAGCAAAAAAATTAATGCTGTGGCGACCACAGGGGGTTATATTGCCGCTCCGGCCATTGTGGCAGCTAAATTATGCAACATTCCGGTAATTTTCCACGAATCTAACTTTATTCCCGGTAAAGTAACCACTTGGTTGGGCCGTTGGTGCGACACAGTGGCGATCGGTTTCCGGGGCACAGCCAAATATCTGCCCAATTGTGCAACGGTTTGGATTAGCACCCCCGTGCGGGAGCAATTTCGTCAGCCCCAGTCTTTGGATTTGCCCATTCCCCCAAACAGAAGCTTAATTGTGGTGGCAGGAGGTTCTCAGGGAGCAGTGACAGTCAATCAACAAGTTCGTAGTTGTGTGCCTGCTTGGGTAAATGCGGGGGCCTTTATTGTCCATTTGACCGGCAAGAACGATCCGGAAGCGGCCACCTTTAGCCATGACCATTATTTATCCCTGGAATTTTTCGATAATATGGCGGCCCTGTTGCAAAAGGCGGATTTAGCCATTAGCAGAGCCGGAGCGGGCACCCTAACCGAATTGGCTGTCACCCAGACCCCCTCCATTTTAATTCCCTATCCCTTTGCGGCGGAAAATCATCAGATGTATAACGCCCAGGTGTTTGTTGATGCCGGGGCCGCCCTAATGTTTGCCCAAAAATCCCTGACGGCGGAACAGTTGGAACAAGCTGGGCTAGACCTGCTCCAGAGTCCAGAAAATTTGGCTACCATGGCCAAAGCTGCTGGCACATTGGCTGACCTCGATAGTGCAGAACAGTTAGCGGCGATCGTCCGGGCATCAGTGGAAAAATCCCGCTGA
- a CDS encoding diguanylate cyclase: MTTTELTAATLTQLQQEINRLQRENDDLHIALTTIAEHGDMIESLLNETNVKLRSEILERQRAEAKLQNILSLISREKEDLEIIVETIMQHGDVVDAQWRQKLGETAELLNLDSLTQVSNRRHFDLHLAQQWERAMDSQEAIALILCDIDHFKQFNDFYGHLSGDDCLRRIAKTLSATLRNPFDLFARYGGEEFGVILPQVTSEAAQQIAKRMQASLTMLEIPHHHSPTSEFVTMSFGIGRLYPQPGQLPLDLIAQADENLYKAKRQGRNCIFGH, encoded by the coding sequence ATGACTACGACAGAATTAACGGCGGCCACCCTAACTCAACTTCAGCAAGAAATTAATCGGTTACAACGGGAAAATGATGATCTCCACATTGCCTTGACCACGATCGCCGAACATGGGGACATGATCGAGTCATTGCTGAATGAAACCAATGTCAAGCTCAGAAGCGAAATCCTGGAACGACAGCGGGCAGAGGCGAAGTTACAAAATATTCTCAGTTTAATTTCCCGGGAAAAGGAAGACCTAGAAATTATTGTGGAAACCATCATGCAACATGGGGACGTGGTGGATGCCCAATGGCGACAAAAACTAGGGGAAACCGCAGAGTTACTTAACCTCGATAGCCTCACCCAGGTTTCCAACCGCCGCCATTTTGACCTCCATCTGGCCCAACAATGGGAACGGGCCATGGATAGCCAAGAGGCGATCGCCCTGATTTTATGTGATATCGACCATTTCAAACAATTCAACGACTTCTACGGCCACCTCAGTGGGGATGACTGTTTGCGGCGCATTGCCAAAACCCTCAGTGCCACCCTCCGCAACCCGTTTGATCTTTTTGCTCGCTACGGTGGTGAAGAATTTGGTGTAATTTTGCCCCAGGTGACCAGTGAAGCTGCCCAGCAGATTGCTAAACGGATGCAGGCCTCTCTGACAATGCTAGAAATTCCCCATCACCATTCCCCCACTAGCGAATTCGTCACCATGTCCTTTGGCATCGGTCGCCTGTATCCCCAGCCGGGACAACTCCCCCTAGACCTAATTGCCCAAGCGGACGAAAATCTTTACAAGGCGAAACGCCAGGGCCGGAACTGCATTTTCGGCCATTGA
- a CDS encoding DUF3172 domain-containing protein, with protein MARRPPPRYTPPPRPSYDRDYGPPPGKAPGKFSLGAINYGTIALLAGIFVLGIGVGIGFSSTASFSPENVASREVIDRSAPNAEVCVQFGSSAIVTDMRVFVTLNPFNVFVTQPVMQPGCVLRRNNWSILEREKLVDSRQVNDCKNRMNTFGFTGPLEGNPRIDCIYQNEAAGNLFTNQPGAVGPRPATDKF; from the coding sequence ATGGCCCGCAGACCCCCACCCCGTTACACTCCTCCTCCCCGTCCCAGCTATGATCGGGATTATGGGCCCCCGCCGGGAAAAGCCCCTGGTAAGTTCAGCCTGGGGGCCATCAACTATGGCACGATCGCCTTATTAGCGGGAATTTTTGTTTTGGGCATTGGGGTAGGCATTGGTTTTAGTTCCACCGCTAGCTTTAGTCCGGAAAATGTGGCTTCCAGGGAAGTGATTGACCGCAGTGCCCCCAACGCTGAAGTGTGTGTACAGTTTGGCTCCAGCGCCATTGTCACCGATATGCGGGTGTTTGTGACCCTGAATCCCTTTAATGTATTTGTCACCCAACCAGTGATGCAACCGGGCTGTGTGTTGCGCCGCAATAACTGGAGCATTTTAGAGCGGGAAAAATTGGTGGACAGCCGTCAGGTCAATGATTGCAAAAATCGGATGAATACCTTTGGTTTCACCGGGCCTCTGGAAGGTAATCCTCGCATTGATTGTATTTACCAAAATGAAGCGGCTGGGAATTTATTCACCAATCAACCGGGGGCAGTGGGGCCCAGGCCAGCTACGGATAAGTTTTAG
- a CDS encoding DUF190 domain-containing protein has translation MPAFIDRRGKIDQLLPIVQQAVQGGIVLRDQVEVVVHT, from the coding sequence GTGCCCGCCTTTATCGATCGCCGTGGGAAAATCGATCAGCTTTTACCTATAGTTCAGCAAGCAGTCCAGGGGGGAATTGTCCTGCGGGATCAAGTTGAAGTGGTGGTCCACACTTGA